The proteins below come from a single Desulfobacterales bacterium genomic window:
- a CDS encoding flavin reductase family protein encodes MKKSIGSKALIYPSPVWCIGSYDKDGNPNVMTASWGGICCSKPPAVTISLRKATYTYSNIMETKAYTVSVPSKNFAREADFFGLISGKKTNKFKKTGLTPAIADTVNAPYVDEFPMVIECKVIHTLEIGLHTQFIGEILDVKVNEAILGEGGLPEMLKLSPILYAAESRTYYGVDGSIGKAYSLGKAIK; translated from the coding sequence ATGAAAAAATCAATCGGATCCAAAGCATTAATTTACCCATCTCCTGTTTGGTGTATAGGTTCCTATGATAAAGATGGAAATCCTAACGTTATGACCGCATCTTGGGGAGGCATTTGCTGTAGTAAACCGCCAGCAGTTACAATTTCGCTTCGGAAAGCTACTTATACGTACAGTAACATCATGGAAACAAAAGCGTATACTGTCAGTGTGCCATCTAAGAACTTTGCTCGGGAGGCAGACTTTTTCGGCCTAATCTCAGGAAAGAAAACCAATAAATTCAAAAAAACCGGCCTCACTCCGGCTATAGCTGATACAGTAAATGCTCCTTATGTAGACGAATTTCCGATGGTGATAGAATGTAAAGTAATTCATACTCTTGAGATTGGATTACACACCCAGTTTATTGGGGAAATATTGGATGTTAAGGTTAATGAGGCGATCCTGGGAGAAGGAGGGCTACCTGAAATGCTTAAGCTTAGCCCGATTCTTTATGCTGCTGAAAGCAGAACCTATTATGGTGTTGATGGCTCTATAGGAAAAGCCTATAGTCTGGGCAAGGCAATTAAATGA